A region from the Triticum aestivum cultivar Chinese Spring chromosome 3D, IWGSC CS RefSeq v2.1, whole genome shotgun sequence genome encodes:
- the LOC123075670 gene encoding germin-like protein 1-3 gives MAPKQLPAVLLAACATLLALAAPLLAGDPDMLQDVCVADYKSLGGPLRLNGFPCKRPENVTADDFFSAALALPGNTGNPVGSAVTAANVEKLPGLNTLGVSMSRVDYAPWGVNPPHTHPRATEIIYVLEGSLDVGFVTTTGKLFARTVCKGELFAFPRGLVHYQKNNGGAPAAAISAFNSQLPGTQSLALAMFAASPPVPTDVLARALQIDGGLVEAIKSKFPPK, from the exons atggcgcccaagcaGCTCCCCGCCGTCCTCCTCGCCGCTTGCGCCACGCTCCTGGCCCTCGCTGCGCCGTTGCTCGCTGGCGACCCGGACATGCTCCAGGACGTCTGCGTCGCCGACTACAAGTCCCTCGGCGGCC CACTGCGGCTGAACGGTTTCCCGTGCAAGAGGCCGGAGAACGTGACGGCGGACGACTTCTTCTCCGCCGCGCTGGCATTACCGGGAAACACCGGTAACCCGGTCGGCTCTGCGGTGACAGCGGCGAACGTGGAGAAGCTCCCGGGGCTCAACACGCTGGGCGTCTCCATGTCGCGCGTGGACTACGCACCGTGGGGCGTGAACCCGCCGCACACCCACCCACGCGCGACCGAGATCATCTACGTGCTGGAGGGCTCCCTCGACGTCGGCTTCGTCACCACCACCGGCAAGCTCTTCGCCCGTACCGTCTGCAAGGGCGAGCTATTCGCTTTCCCCCGCGGCCTCGTCCACTACCAGAAGAACAacggaggcgcgccggccgccgccaTCTCGGCCTTCAACAGCCAGCTTCCGGGCACGCAGTCCCTCGCCCTAGCGATGTTCGCAGCCTCACCACCGGTTCCTACCGACGTGCTGGCCAGGGCGCTCCAGATCGACGGCGGCCTGGTGGAGGCCATCAAGTCCAAGTTCCCGCCAAAGTAA